The Toxorhynchites rutilus septentrionalis strain SRP chromosome 3, ASM2978413v1, whole genome shotgun sequence genome includes a region encoding these proteins:
- the LOC129779972 gene encoding uncharacterized protein LOC129779972 has protein sequence MAQNYINQLPVEAFYLIFDKLKIRDQFSAMRTCKLWYDILSSNRYIRKHQFNISVANLCSDVDIQVSDRMKRYPAYTISDALVPAERQTCFLEALQKFLSHEEVMFNVEDLNFEMCHFSLDDVFGSLQCWNFPNLRKISYSASVRVNRVEISHSLVKAPNLTKLQLEDMGLTISPFLQMFSTQIEELDVKFQDQQLLFSIIGSGTFTNLHSLTLSTASGFHFARPYGPYDSHDRYLQIFAQLKYLKICDDDSSFCATYKDIFQVAKNLETLIVHGTAMRDDSFNAIGDLKKLKELCLRVDIHSHRSVNKLSLPLLEKMSTYVDSFVPFESAPKLKRLCIENEYIFKVSARSVAANSNLIRYLRIINQQLEELHLKEMVLENPLINQICALKKLTTLKLTAVNVKEAPIYRILSELPQLEYCRFRDCNVETRVSFDNVFGRAREENAEDKENMDLFKKLELMYPHCLIESDTFDLSRDIPDLFCAITGLRPELSSVENFSSRSNISDILRSF, from the exons ATGGCTCAAAACTATATCAATCAGCTCCCGGTGGAGGCATTCTATTTAATCTTCGATAAGTTAAAAATCAGAGATCAGTTTTCTGCCATGCGTACTTGTAAACTATGGTACGATATTCTGAGTAGCAATCGGTACATTCGGAAGCATCAGTTCAACATCTCCGTAGCCAACCTTTGCAGTGACGTTGATATACAGGTTTCTGACAGGATGAAACGCTACCCCGCGTACACGATTTCGGATGCGTTGGTTCCAGCCGAGCGACAAACCTGCTTTTTGGAAGCGCTACAAAAGTTCCTATCCCACGAGGAGGTGATGTTCAACGTTGAGGATCTGAATTTCGAAATGTGCCATTTCTCGCTAGATGATGTGTTTGGAAGCTTGCAGTGCTGGAACTTCCCGAACCTGAGGAAAATTAGCTACAGTGCTTCAGTAAGAGTTAACCGCGTTGAAATTTCCCACAGCCTTGTAAAGGCACCGAATTTGACAAAGCTACAGTTGGAAGACATGGGCCTGACGATAAGCCCATTCCTGCAGATGTTTAGCACCCAGATCGAGGAGCTTGATGTGAAGTTCCAGGACCAACAATTGTTGTTCAGTATAATTGGGTCCGGCACATTTACAAATCTACACAGCCTGACGCTCAGTACTGCGAGTGGTTTCCATTTTGCTAGACCTTACGGACCCTACGATTCTCACGACAGATATCTTCAAATCTTCGCTcaattgaaatatttgaaaatatgtgacgACGATAGCTCGTTCTGTGCAACTTACAAAGATATTTTCCAAGTCGCTAAAAATTTAGAGACATTGATAGTCCACGGAACCGCCATGCGTGATGACTCCTTCAACGCAATAGGTGATCTCAAAAAGCTAAAGGAGCTATGCTTGCGTGTTGACATACACAGCCACAGGTCGGTTAACAAGTTATCGCTGCCACTACTTGAAAAGATGTCAACATACGTTGATTCATTTGTGCCGTTTGAAAGTGCCCCGAAACTGAAACGGTTGTGCATTGAGAACGAATACATTTTCAAAGTGAGTGCAAGATCGGTTGCCGCGAACTCAAATCTAATAAGATATTTGCGTATCATTAATCAACAATTGGAGGAATTGCATCTTAAGGAGATGGTTTTGGAAAATCCTCTAATCAATCAGATTTGCGCATTGAAGAAGTTAACAACGCTGAAGCTGACCGCGGTCAATGTG AAAGAGGCGCCAATCTACAGAATTCTATCCGAACTGCCGCAGCTTGAATACTGCCGCTTCAGGGACTGTAATGTGGAGACGAGAGTTTCGTTTGACAATGTATTTGGCCGTGCGCGTGAGGAGAATGCCGAGGACAAAGAGAATATGGACTTGTTCAAGAAGTTGGAGCTTATGTACCCACATTGTCTCATTGAAAGCGATACGTTTGACCTCAGCAGAGACATTCCAGATCTATTCTGCGCTATAACGGGCCTGCGACCCGAGCTCAGTTCTGTGGAAAATTTCTCCTCGCGATCAAACATAAGTGATATTTTGAGATCGTTTTGA